One Mycolicibacterium rufum genomic window, GTGTTCGCTCACCACTTCTCGGGGCAGGGCACCGCGGAGGCGTTGCAGACCTACCGCGACGAGTTCCGGCCCAGCGAACTCACCCCCGAGCCGGTCACCTTCCTGACCGTCAACGCCGTGGTCGCCGAAACCCACGATGAGGCAATGCGTTTGGTGCTGCCGAACCTGCAGATGATGGCCCGGCTGCGGACCGGGGCGCCGCTGACCGCCGTCGATCTGGTCGAGGACGCCGAGGCGCAGCAGTTGGGCCCCCGTGCCGATTCGGTCATCGATGCCGGCCTGCGCCAGGCCGTGGTGGGAAGCCCCGCCGATGCCGCCGCGCAGGTGCGCGCCCTGGCCGAGACGTTCGACGTCGACGAGGTGATGATCCATCCGGTGGCCTCGGCGCACCGCGGCGTCGACCCTGCGGCCTCACCGGCGCGCGAGGCCACCCTGGAATTGCTGGCCAAAGAGCTGTTCTAGTTCTTCGGCGTCAGCCGCACCAGCGGGATCTTGCGGCTGGTCCGGCTCTGGTAGCCGTTGTAGCGGTTGCTGTTGTCCCGGTTGACCAGTTCCCACAGCCGGGGATAGTCGGGATCGTCGGCGAGTACCGGCGTCGCCGTGACGGGCAGTCTGCGGGGTCCGAGGTTGATCTCGACGTCGGGGTGGGCCTTGAGGTTGTGATACCAGCCCGGCGCCCTCGGATCGCCGCCCTTGGAGGCGACGACGTAGTAGTGGCCGCCGTCGGGGAAGTAGGACAGCGTGTTCGTGCGCTGAATGCCGGTCTTGGCGCCGACGGTGTGCAGCAGCAGGCTCGGCGGGACGCCGGGCAGCGGGATGCGGTGACCGATCCGGCCGTTGGTCCGTTTGTAGATGCCGTCGTGCACCATCAGCAGCCGGGTGCCGATGTTCTGCTCGATCCACAGAGCGATGTTCATCTGGTCAATCCAACTCGGCGGTGTCGATCTGCGCCAGTGCCTCGCGCAGCAGCCGTCCGGTCTCCTCGCGGTCCGCGTCGCGGCGCACCAGCATGCCCTTGGCGAAGGACAACTTGTCGCCGTCGCGGCGCGGCACCACGTGCAGATGGATGTGGAACACGGTCTGGAAGGCGGCCTTGCCGTCGTTGATCGCGATGTTGTTGCCGTCGGCGTGCAGACCCGAGGCCCGCGCCGCCCTGGCGATGCGCTGACCGAGCACGGTCATCGCGGCGACCGTCTCGGGTGGGGTGTCGGTCAGGTCGACGGTGTGCCGTTTGGGGATCACCAGGGTGTGGCCGCGGGTGAAGGGCCGTATGTCGAGGATCGCGAGGTAGTCGTCGTCCTCGTGAATCCTGATGGCGGGGGCCTCCCCGGCGACGATGGCGCAGAAGACGCAGGACATCCCGCCACGCTAGTGGACGTTCTGTTCCGCCCACTCGCCCAGTCGCCGATCCCTCTCCTCGGCGGAGACGTCCTCGATGCGGGTCATCACGGTCCAGCGGACGCCGAACGGGTCACGCAGCGAGGCGAACCTGTCGCCGGTGGCGAAGTCCTGCGGTTCCTCCCGGATCGTCGCGCCCGACTGACGCGCTCGCTCGACGACGCCGTCGACATCGTCGCAGTAGAACGCGATCGAGAACGTCGCGACGTCGGCGGAAGGGTCGGGTGGGGCGATCTTGTAGGCGTCGGCGGGATCGCCGAGTTGCAGACGGCCGGTGCCGAAGTCGAGTTCGGCATGGGCGACGGTGCCATCGGGACCGTCCATCGTCTCCATCAGCGTGGCGCCGAACACCGCGCGGTAGAAGTCGATGGCCCCGGCCGCGCCGTCGACGCAGAGGAACGGGGTCAGGCTGGTGTATCCGTCGGGAATGTGGTGGGCAGACCTCTGTGGAGACATGATGTCGAGTTTCGTAGCCTCGATGCCGTGGGGGCTTGGAAAAAGGCGACAGCCGCGCCGCCGACGCGCGGCGTGGTCGGCCGGCCCGCGAGTTCATCGGTCTTCGACCTGCAGCGCTGGACGCCCGGTGCGGACACCGCGCGGTTCGTCGAGCACTTCTGGTCGGTCACGTGGGATCTCCGCGGCCGGCCACCGTTCGAGAACACGGTGATCACCTTCCCCGCCATCCACCTGACGCACGAGTGGGGTTCTGACGATGTGCGACATGGGTTTTCGTTACCGGCGACGTTGCTGCACGGTGTCGTCACGCGCGTGTTCCGCACCACGCTGCGCGAGCAGGGCGCGGTGGTCGGGGCGCGGTTCCGTCCCGGCGGATTCACCGCCAGGTTCGGCGGGGACGCGTCGGACCACACCGGTCGTGTCGGTCCGGTCGGCGACGACCTGTTCGGCCGCCGGGTGCATGTGCCCGACGACGTGGCGGCCGCCGCGGACCGCCTCGACGACCTGATCGGTGATGCGCCCGAACCGGATCCGATGTTCGTGCCGTTGACGGCGCTGCTGGACCGGATCCGCGACGACACCGGCATCCATCGTGTCGAGCAGGTGATGGCGCTCTCGCCGTGGGGTGTGCGGACGACACAGCGGGTGTTCCGGCGCTACGTCGGCGTGCCCGTGAAGTGGGTGCTGTGCCGGTACCGGTTGCAGAATGCGGCCCTGGAGATC contains:
- a CDS encoding nitroreductase family deazaflavin-dependent oxidoreductase: MNIALWIEQNIGTRLLMVHDGIYKRTNGRIGHRIPLPGVPPSLLLHTVGAKTGIQRTNTLSYFPDGGHYYVVASKGGDPRAPGWYHNLKAHPDVEINLGPRRLPVTATPVLADDPDYPRLWELVNRDNSNRYNGYQSRTSRKIPLVRLTPKN
- a CDS encoding VOC family protein — encoded protein: MSPQRSAHHIPDGYTSLTPFLCVDGAAGAIDFYRAVFGATLMETMDGPDGTVAHAELDFGTGRLQLGDPADAYKIAPPDPSADVATFSIAFYCDDVDGVVERARQSGATIREEPQDFATGDRFASLRDPFGVRWTVMTRIEDVSAEERDRRLGEWAEQNVH
- a CDS encoding helix-turn-helix domain-containing protein, with the translated sequence MGAWKKATAAPPTRGVVGRPASSSVFDLQRWTPGADTARFVEHFWSVTWDLRGRPPFENTVITFPAIHLTHEWGSDDVRHGFSLPATLLHGVVTRVFRTTLREQGAVVGARFRPGGFTARFGGDASDHTGRVGPVGDDLFGRRVHVPDDVAAAADRLDDLIGDAPEPDPMFVPLTALLDRIRDDTGIHRVEQVMALSPWGVRTTQRVFRRYVGVPVKWVLCRYRLQNAALEIETRADVDFADLAVRLGWYDQAHFGNDFRALLGCTPGEYAAAHGALTR
- a CDS encoding HIT family protein, which translates into the protein MSCVFCAIVAGEAPAIRIHEDDDYLAILDIRPFTRGHTLVIPKRHTVDLTDTPPETVAAMTVLGQRIARAARASGLHADGNNIAINDGKAAFQTVFHIHLHVVPRRDGDKLSFAKGMLVRRDADREETGRLLREALAQIDTAELD